A region from the Acyrthosiphon pisum isolate AL4f chromosome A1, pea_aphid_22Mar2018_4r6ur, whole genome shotgun sequence genome encodes:
- the LOC100573544 gene encoding neuroendocrine convertase 1-like, whose product MSINKEIIGLLCVCEYLYFVVCDYLIDPHELLVHHNHGKNDVNHYSNVWYFHSTDDLNDIHETIIKQGFSFAQPVDGIPNVYKVKREDHPEIHHVPFDNTTNILKQNNMVNWAKQGFSKKLYKRVPTDVRSRYESYFNDELWKLQWYEQGYRNNYTNGMPLDMNLVPVYEELKCTGKGIRVAIIDDGIEYTHDDLKDNYDEEISINLNWNKKDPMPRYEDPTNSHGTRCAGEIAMAANNKKCGVGVAYNAKVGG is encoded by the exons atgagCATTAATAAAGAGATTATTGGATTACTATGTGTATgcgaatatttatatttcgtcGTTTGTGATTATTTGATCGATCCTCATGAGTTATTAGTGCACCAT AATCATGGCAAAAACGACGTGAATCACTATTCAAATGTATGGTATTTCCATTCCACTGATGATCTGAATGATATACACGAAACCATAATAAAACAGGGATTTTCGTTTGCACAACCa GTAGATGGTATACCAAATGTTTACAAAGTGAAAAGAGAAGACCATCCTGAAATCCATCACGTGCCATTCGATAACacaactaacattttaaaacagaataatatg GTGAATTGGGCCAAACAGGGATTTTCGAAAAAGTTGTATAAAAGAGTGCCGACGGACGTCCGCAGCAGATATGAGAGTTATTTTAACGACGAACTTTGGAAACTGCAGTGGTACGAG caAGGTTACCGGAATAATTATACCAACGGAATGCCACTAGATATGAACTTAGTACCAGTATACGAAGAGTTAAAATGCACAGGTAAAGGTATTCGGGTAGCGATAATCGATGATGGAATAGAATATACTCACGATGATCTTAAGGATAATTAT GATGAAGAAATCAGTATCAATTTGAACTGGAATAAAAAGGATCCTATGCCTAGGTACGAAGATCCTACAAATTCTCATGGTACTAGATGTGCTGGAGAAATTGCAATGGctgcaaataataaaaagtgtgGTGTAGGCGTTGCTTACAATGCAAAAGTAGGAGGTTAG
- the LOC107884512 gene encoding uncharacterized protein LOC107884512, whose product MNQNHQGELNETVLTDLDTMLRQTNPFAMAFSNMRAVWLEEQRIANANPLVQPRRVTMHLVADPNSDPRRYNLPPTQVNEVSVVFAGNNGHPPRNLDLVVFDSNPVNPQHRMQNLSYGSQHADPVLYPLLFPHGELGWHFELRQDDGGRQNAVRTRNTIREFVCYRLAIRYEGNNDHRHR is encoded by the coding sequence ATGAACCAGAACCACCAGGGTGAGCTAAACGAGACTGTGCTTACAGACTTGGACACGATGCTGAGGCAAACCAATCCATTTGCCATGGCATTCAGCAACATGAGAGCAGTGTGGCTGGAGGAACAGAGAATTGCCAACGCCAATCCTCTGGTGCAACCCAGGAGAGTCACCATGCATTTGGTGGCTGACCCAAACAGTGACCCAAGGCGGTACAATCTACCGCCAACTCAAGTCAACGAAGTTTCGGTCGTGTTTGCTGGAAACAATGGCCATCCGCCGAGAAACCTTGACCTGGTAGTGTTCGACTCGAATCCAGTGAACCCACAACACAGGATGCAAAACTTATCGTACGGCTCCCAGCACGCAGATCCAGTGCTATACCCCCTGTTGTTCCCACACGGTGAACTGGGTTGGCATTTCGAACTGCGACAAGATGATGGTGGCCGGCAAAATGCTGTGCGCACACGCAACACTATCAGAGAATTTGTGTGTTACCGTCTGGCCATTCGTTACGAAGGAAACAACGACCACAGgcatagataa
- the LOC103310215 gene encoding uncharacterized protein LOC103310215: MDFESSCAFRYFNTKSQTLWHNQPPTKQNIGKNSLLNKRQKKLKKTHQVEDDIIEETKKSSSNQKQMSQRTERRKSKMKKNLEMKAFNYDCSDVFNNDHRISIGLMDIECKFCKALKFQDESDNMCCGKGKVNLPDLTIPEEPLSTYLSGTTIESKHFLSNIRKYNSCFNMTSFGANRKKESGFQTTFKIQGQIYHRIGSLLPYDCESSFLQIYFIGDDDIQSQRRCSIVPNVQHEIVQSLQNFLNEHNALIKLFKTSLDNMPSDECQIVLRADKIPSSEHERRFNLPVVNEVAAIINGNEFSKRDIVLQKRSNEYVTVQETHKSYDALQYPLMFWMGEDGYHFEIYEINPVTGLSTKKRVSSMKFYAYRMMIRTNPENHLLHYKQLLNQFIVDMYAKIENERLRYIRCNQKALKVEQYIHLKDAFENDENVSDIGQKCILPASFIGSPRHMHEYIQDALCFVRHNGKPCLFITFTCNIRWTEITNLLLVDQQPSDRHDLIARVFKLKLRKLIDLITKCKIFGNVISWVYSIEWQKRGLPHAHILIWLKNKVHPDRIDNIISAELPDPEKDPHLFDIIKKNMIHGPCGQLNPFSVCMKDSQCKCNYPRKLLDVTRSDKNGYPLYRRRSITNGGFQTAINVKVNDKYKKVNIDNQWIVPYCPLISKIMNAHINVEL, encoded by the exons ATGGACTTTGAATCAAGTTGtgcttttagatattttaatacaaaatctcAAACTCTGTGGCACAATCAGCCTccgac aaaacaaaatattggaaaaaattctTTACTAAATAAAAGACAGAAGAAACTCAAGAAAACACATCAAGTTGAAGATGATATAAtagaagaaacaaaaaaatcatcatcaaaTCAGAAACAAATGAGTCAACGTACAGAAAGAAGAAAgtccaaaatgaaaaaaaatttagaaatgaaAGCATTTAATTATGATTGTAGTGACGTATTTAATAACGATCATCGTATTTCTATTGGTCTTATGGATATTGAATGTAAGTTTTGCAAAGCGTTAAAATTTCAAGATGAATCTGATAACATGTGTTGTGGAAAGGGGAAGGTAAATTTGCCTGATTTGACTATTCCCGAAGAGCCATTATCAACGTATCTATCTGGAACAACAATTGAATCAAAACATTTTCTaagtaatattagaaaatataattcgtGCTTCAACATGACTTCATTTGGTGCGAACAGAAAGAAAGAGTCGGGTTTTCAAACTACATTCAAAATTCAAGGACAAATTTATCACAGAATAGGATCTCTTCTTCCATATGATTGTGAAtcatcatttttacaaatatattttattggtgatGATGATATACAATCACAACGTAGATGTTCGATCGTTCCCAATGTGCAACACGAAATAGTTCAATCTTTACAAAATTTTCTAAATGAACACAACGCATTAATAAAACTTTTCAAAACATCATTAGACAATATGCCGAGTGACGAATGCCAAATTGTACTTCGTGCCGACAAAATACCTTCAAGTGAACACGAAAGACGTTTTAATTTACCAGTTGTAAATGAAGTAGCTGCTATAATTAATGGGAATGAATTTTCAAAACGTGATATTGTGTTACAAAAACGTAGTAATGAGTATGTAACAGTCCAAGAAACCCACAAATCGTATGATGCTTTACAATATCCATTGATGTTTTGGATGGGGGAAGATGGATATCATTTTGAAATATACGAAATAAATCCAGTTACAGGTTTGTCAACAAAGAAACGTGTGTCATCAATGAAATTTTATGCATACAGAATGATGATACGTACAAATCCAGAAAatcatttattacattataagcaATTGCTAAATCAATTTATAGTTGATATGTatgcaaaaattgaaaatgaacgTTTACGCTATATACGATGCAATCAAAAAGCTCTTAAAGTTGAACagtatattcatttaaaagatGCATTTGAAAATGATGAAAATGTTTCAGATATtggtcaaaaatgtatattaccagCAAGTTTTATAGGTAGTCCACGACATATGCATGAATATATACAAGATGCTCTTTGTTTCGTTAGACATAATGGAAAGCCATGTTTATTCATTACATTTACATGTAATATTCGATGGACAGAAATCACCAATTTATTGTTGGTTGATCAGCAACCAAGTGATCGCCATGACTTAATAGCAAgagtattcaaattaaaattaagaaagcTAATCGATTTGATAACTAAGTGTAAGATTTTTGGTAATGTTATATCTTGGGTTTATTCAATAGAATGGCAAAAAAGAGGTTTACCACATgctcatattttaatatggttaaaaaaCAAAGTTCATCCAGATCGAATTGATAATATCATTTCAGCTGAATTACCAGATCCAGAAAAAGATCCTCATTTAtttgacataataaaaaaaaatatgatacatgGACCATGTGGACAATTGAATCCATTTTCAGTATGTATGAAGGATAGCCAATGTAAATGTAATTATCCTAGAAAATTACTTGATGTCACGAGATCAGATAAAAATGGATATCCTTTGTACAGACGAAGAAGTATAACAAATGGAGGTTTCCAGACTGCTATTAACGTTAAGGTTaatgataaatacaaaaaagtgaATATTGATAATCAGTGGATTGTGCCATATTGTCCACTAATCTCGAAAATAATGAATGCTCATATTAATGTTGAACTTTGA